In Bactrocera oleae isolate idBacOlea1 chromosome 5, idBacOlea1, whole genome shotgun sequence, a genomic segment contains:
- the LOC106625752 gene encoding anoctamin-6 isoform X2 has product MRTNDFVEYPESEMDDLESLYFDTISLADSEAAAAVAAAHRKSLSQSRNTIYHSAVDLAGEDTPSKRRSLRSENGSSRSNASLAAAAAAAAAAMNNPNNRLPYNLNYRHSSALEHYNNSASNANGNHGPGLGAVDQTDAAIAAQVMAMHNGRTHAYGNSNSAGGKSNSTPQLNADEVSKRLLQSSTNTSKDKKLPITYSQWKFRTRRRFQDGKRSVDFVLAYIGDDDYIPENRRKREIFETNLIKEGLHLEHDNTQRIHFIKIHAPLEVLCRYAEILKIKLPMKKIPGQELIEDDDFRIKSCLSTTCSRIFSWLRVSPERPYRIHFEFSRNYEHLFDWEQPNFFDAGVRNAIINFILERQHFVEGEETPDNLGIEKLLEDRVYHSAYPLHDDTDRDFLLQEWATLRKWIHLQPLDSIKEYFGAKVALYFAWLGFYTHMLIPVSVLGILCFIYGFVTWKSDPISRQICNDNQTTLMCPQCDRNCDYWLLEKTCNSSKMNYLIDNNITVVFASIMALWAVIYLELWKRYSATLVHRWGLTTFSQHVEHPRPQYLSKLQRHKDITERWKKSNNILEPDVPFWRIKFLPSFTSYSIMVLFICVSLIAIFSMIVYRMAQKASHSILGSDNSMTYKIMVLPMTAGIIDLIVISMLDYVYTSLAVYLTNMEYCRTQTEYDESLTVKNYIFQFVNYYSSLFYIAFLKGKFVGYPAKYNRILGFRQEECNPGGCLMELCMQLVIIMVGKQAVNAIVEMLFPYIMRCIRKLSARMGMRKIESEEKLISCNQWTEDYHLEPSNTNSLFSEYLEMVLQFGFITLFGLAFPLAPLLALLNNVIEVRLDAIKMLKLIRRPVAQRASNIGVWYNMMAIVARIAVASSAMIIAFSTNLIPKLVYTTATNDASLEGYLNFTLAYFNTEDFQVQPVLRGSIYENVTSCRYTEFRNAPWDEQPYKRPTYYWKILTGRLAFIVVFQNVIGMIQGIIAWAIADEPSKLRKRIKREGFLLREHIIEYEKKTAAEKAAARRAIDEAQYEDEKLDYYANNNKQHTTQPQTVQRDYGDNDNVVYRNERTTPL; this is encoded by the exons TGCGCACAAACGATTTCGTTGAATATCCCGAATCGGAGATGGACGACCTGGAAAGCCTCTACTTCGACACAATCTCGCTGGCAGACTCTGAGGCTGCAGCCGCCGTCGCTGCTGCACACCGCAAATCACTCTCCCAATCACGCAACACCATCTACCATTCGGCGGTGGACCTAGCCGGCGAAGATACACCGTCAAAGCGCCGCAGTCTGCGCTCAGAAAATGGCAGCAGCCGTAGTAATGCCTCTCTAGCGGCAGCGGCAGCTGCGGCGGCGGCAGCAATGAACAATCCGAACAACCGTTTGCCATACAATCTGAATTATCGCCACTCATCCGCTTTGGAACACTACAATAATAGCGCGAGCAATGCAAATGGCAACCATGGACCTGGCCTGGGCGCTGTGGATCAAACGGACGCGGCTATTGCAGCCCAAGTCATGGCTATGCACAACGGACGCACGCATGCGTacggcaacagcaacagcgctGGTGGTAAAAGCAACAGCACGCCGCAGCTAAATGCCGATGAGGTCTCTAAGCGTCTCTTACAAAGTAGTACAAATACTAGTAAAGATAAGAAATTGCCAATTACGTACTCCCAGTGGAAATTTAGG ACACGTCGACGCTTCCAAGATGGCAAACGCAGTGTGGATTTCGTCTTGGCCTATATCGGTGACGACGATTATATACCCGAAAATAGACGTAAACGCGAGATATTCGAAACGAATCTAATCAAAGAGGGTCTACATTTGGAGCATGACAATACACAGCGCATACATTTCATCAAAATTCATGCGCCACTCGAAGTGCTCTGCCGCTATGCGGAGATTCTAAAGATCAAATTGCCAATGAAGAAG ATACCCGGTCAGGAGCTGATAGAGGATGACGATTTTCGTATCAAATCTTGTCTTAGCACCACCTGCAGCCGCATCTTTAGTTGGCTAAGAGTCAGTCCGGAGCGTCCATATCGCATACACTTTGAGTTCTCCCGCAATTATGAGCATTT ATTCGACTGGGAGCAACCGAATTTCTTCGATGCTGGCGTGCGTAACGCGATCATCAACTTCATATTAGAGCGCCAGCATTTTGTTGAAGGCGAAGAAACACCTGATAATTTGGGTATTGAGAAATTATTGGAGGACCGTGTCTATCACAGCGCATATCCACTGCATGAT GATACGGACCGTGACTTCCTACTGCAAGAATGGGCTACGCTAAGAAAATGGATACA CTTGCAACCATTGGACAGCATAAAGGAGTATTTTGGTGCGAAAGTTGCCTTATATTTTGCCTGGTTGGGTTTCTACACACACATGCTAATACCTGTCAGCGTATTGGGCATATTATGTTTCATTTATGGATTCGTAACGTGGAAAAGTGATCCCATAAG TCGCCAAATTTGCAACGATAACCAAACGACTCTGATGTGTCCACAATGTGATCGCAATTGTGACTACTGGCTCTTGGAGAAGACTTGTAACTCATCGAAAATGAATTATCTGATCGACAATAATATAACAGTGGTATTTGCATCGATAATGGCGCTTTGGG CTGTTATCTACCTGGAGCTCTGGAAGCGCTATTCGGCCACTTTAGTGCATCGTTGGGGTTTGACAACCTTCTCACAGCACGTTGAACATCCGCGTCCGCAATATTTATCAAAACTGCAAAGGCACAAAGATATCACAGAGCGTTGGAAGAAAAGCAATAATATACTGGAACCGGATGTGCCGTTTTGGCGTATAAAATTCCTGCCCAGTTTCACCAGCTACAGCATTATGGTCTTGTTT ATCTGCGTCTCACTCATCGCCATCTTCTCCATGATAGTCTATCGCATGGCACAGAAAGCATCGCACAGCATATTGGGCAGTGATAATTCGATGACCTATAAAATAATGGTGCTTCCCATGACCGCTGGTATTATCGATTTAATCGTAATCTCCATGCTTGATTATGTCTACACTTCGCTGGCCGTTTATCTCACGAATATGGAATATTGTCGCACCCAAACTGAATACGATGAAAGTCTGACAGTCAAAAATTATATCTTTCAATTTGTCAACTACTATTCCTCGCTGTTTTATATTGCCTTCCTGAAAGGCAAATTTGTGGGTTATCCTGCCAAATATAATCGCATATTGGGCTTCCGACAGGAAGAATGCAACCCTGGCGGCTGTTTAATGGAACTTTGCATGCAACTGGTCATCATTATGGTCGGCAAGCAGGCGGTCAATGCCATCGTAGAGATGCTATTTCCATATATTATGCGTTGCATACGCAAGCTGTCTGCGCGCATGGGCATGCGCAAAATCGAGAGCGAAGAGAAACTGATATCGTGCAATCAGTGGACTGAAGATTATCATTTAGAGCCATCAAATACGAACTCACTTTTCTCGGAGTATTTAGAAATGG TTCTGCAGTTTGGCTTCATCACACTCTTCGGCTTAGCCTTCCCACTAGCGCCGTTGCTGGCCTTGCTTAATAATGTCATAGAAGTGCGTTTGGACGCCATAAAAATGCTGAAGCTTATACGACGTCCGGTGGCGCAACGCGCCAGCAATATTGGCGTGTGGTACAACATGATGGCGATCGTAGCGCGCATTGCCGTTGCTTCAAGC gcTATGATCATTGCATTTTCCACAAATCTCATACCGAAACTGGTCTACACAACTGCCACAAATGACGCATCCTTAGagggttatttgaattttacgCTGGCGTACTTCAACACAGAGGACTTCCAA GTGCAACCAGTGCTGCGGGGGAGCATCTATGAGAATGTAACCTCCTGTCGTTATACGGAATTCCGCAATGCTCCTTGGGATGAACAACCATATAAGCGCCCTACATATTATTGGAAAATTCTAACGGGACGTCTGGCGTTTATTGTAGTTTTTCAG AATGTCATCGGCATGATACAAGGCATAATCGCCTGGGCCATCGCCGATGAGCCGAGCAAATTGCGCAAGCGCATCAAACGTGAAGGCTTCCTGTTGCGCGAACACATTATCGAATATGAAAAGAAAACGGCAGCAGAAAAGGCAGCAGCGCGTCGTGCCATAGACGAAGCGCAATACGAAGATGAGAAATTAGATTACTACgcgaacaacaacaagcagcacACGACGCAGCCGCAGACGGTGCAACGTGATTATGGCGATAATGATAATGTCGTTTATAGAAATGAGCGCACAACGCCGCTGTAG
- the LOC106625752 gene encoding anoctamin-6 isoform X4, translated as MYSAVRTNDFVEYPESEMDDLESLYFDTISLADSEAAAAVAAAHRKSLSQSRNTIYHSAVDLAGEDTPSKRRSLRSENGSSRSNASLAAAAAAAAAAMNNPNNRLPYNLNYRHSSALEHYNNSASNANGNHGPGLGAVDQTDAAIAAQVMAMHNGRTHAYGNSNSAGGKSNSTPQLNADETRRRFQDGKRSVDFVLAYIGDDDYIPENRRKREIFETNLIKEGLHLEHDNTQRIHFIKIHAPLEVLCRYAEILKIKLPMKKIPGQELIEDDDFRIKSCLSTTCSRIFSWLRVSPERPYRIHFEFSRNYEHLFDWEQPNFFDAGVRNAIINFILERQHFVEGEETPDNLGIEKLLEDRVYHSAYPLHDDTDRDFLLQEWATLRKWIHLQPLDSIKEYFGAKVALYFAWLGFYTHMLIPVSVLGILCFIYGFVTWKSDPISRQICNDNQTTLMCPQCDRNCDYWLLEKTCNSSKMNYLIDNNITVVFASIMALWAVIYLELWKRYSATLVHRWGLTTFSQHVEHPRPQYLSKLQRHKDITERWKKSNNILEPDVPFWRIKFLPSFTSYSIMVLFICVSLIAIFSMIVYRMAQKASHSILGSDNSMTYKIMVLPMTAGIIDLIVISMLDYVYTSLAVYLTNMEYCRTQTEYDESLTVKNYIFQFVNYYSSLFYIAFLKGKFVGYPAKYNRILGFRQEECNPGGCLMELCMQLVIIMVGKQAVNAIVEMLFPYIMRCIRKLSARMGMRKIESEEKLISCNQWTEDYHLEPSNTNSLFSEYLEMVLQFGFITLFGLAFPLAPLLALLNNVIEVRLDAIKMLKLIRRPVAQRASNIGVWYNMMAIVARIAVASSAMIIAFSTNLIPKLVYTTATNDASLEGYLNFTLAYFNTEDFQVQPVLRGSIYENVTSCRYTEFRNAPWDEQPYKRPTYYWKILTGRLAFIVVFQNVIGMIQGIIAWAIADEPSKLRKRIKREGFLLREHIIEYEKKTAAEKAAARRAIDEAQYEDEKLDYYANNNKQHTTQPQTVQRDYGDNDNVVYRNERTTPL; from the exons TGCGCACAAACGATTTCGTTGAATATCCCGAATCGGAGATGGACGACCTGGAAAGCCTCTACTTCGACACAATCTCGCTGGCAGACTCTGAGGCTGCAGCCGCCGTCGCTGCTGCACACCGCAAATCACTCTCCCAATCACGCAACACCATCTACCATTCGGCGGTGGACCTAGCCGGCGAAGATACACCGTCAAAGCGCCGCAGTCTGCGCTCAGAAAATGGCAGCAGCCGTAGTAATGCCTCTCTAGCGGCAGCGGCAGCTGCGGCGGCGGCAGCAATGAACAATCCGAACAACCGTTTGCCATACAATCTGAATTATCGCCACTCATCCGCTTTGGAACACTACAATAATAGCGCGAGCAATGCAAATGGCAACCATGGACCTGGCCTGGGCGCTGTGGATCAAACGGACGCGGCTATTGCAGCCCAAGTCATGGCTATGCACAACGGACGCACGCATGCGTacggcaacagcaacagcgctGGTGGTAAAAGCAACAGCACGCCGCAGCTAAATGCCGATGAG ACACGTCGACGCTTCCAAGATGGCAAACGCAGTGTGGATTTCGTCTTGGCCTATATCGGTGACGACGATTATATACCCGAAAATAGACGTAAACGCGAGATATTCGAAACGAATCTAATCAAAGAGGGTCTACATTTGGAGCATGACAATACACAGCGCATACATTTCATCAAAATTCATGCGCCACTCGAAGTGCTCTGCCGCTATGCGGAGATTCTAAAGATCAAATTGCCAATGAAGAAG ATACCCGGTCAGGAGCTGATAGAGGATGACGATTTTCGTATCAAATCTTGTCTTAGCACCACCTGCAGCCGCATCTTTAGTTGGCTAAGAGTCAGTCCGGAGCGTCCATATCGCATACACTTTGAGTTCTCCCGCAATTATGAGCATTT ATTCGACTGGGAGCAACCGAATTTCTTCGATGCTGGCGTGCGTAACGCGATCATCAACTTCATATTAGAGCGCCAGCATTTTGTTGAAGGCGAAGAAACACCTGATAATTTGGGTATTGAGAAATTATTGGAGGACCGTGTCTATCACAGCGCATATCCACTGCATGAT GATACGGACCGTGACTTCCTACTGCAAGAATGGGCTACGCTAAGAAAATGGATACA CTTGCAACCATTGGACAGCATAAAGGAGTATTTTGGTGCGAAAGTTGCCTTATATTTTGCCTGGTTGGGTTTCTACACACACATGCTAATACCTGTCAGCGTATTGGGCATATTATGTTTCATTTATGGATTCGTAACGTGGAAAAGTGATCCCATAAG TCGCCAAATTTGCAACGATAACCAAACGACTCTGATGTGTCCACAATGTGATCGCAATTGTGACTACTGGCTCTTGGAGAAGACTTGTAACTCATCGAAAATGAATTATCTGATCGACAATAATATAACAGTGGTATTTGCATCGATAATGGCGCTTTGGG CTGTTATCTACCTGGAGCTCTGGAAGCGCTATTCGGCCACTTTAGTGCATCGTTGGGGTTTGACAACCTTCTCACAGCACGTTGAACATCCGCGTCCGCAATATTTATCAAAACTGCAAAGGCACAAAGATATCACAGAGCGTTGGAAGAAAAGCAATAATATACTGGAACCGGATGTGCCGTTTTGGCGTATAAAATTCCTGCCCAGTTTCACCAGCTACAGCATTATGGTCTTGTTT ATCTGCGTCTCACTCATCGCCATCTTCTCCATGATAGTCTATCGCATGGCACAGAAAGCATCGCACAGCATATTGGGCAGTGATAATTCGATGACCTATAAAATAATGGTGCTTCCCATGACCGCTGGTATTATCGATTTAATCGTAATCTCCATGCTTGATTATGTCTACACTTCGCTGGCCGTTTATCTCACGAATATGGAATATTGTCGCACCCAAACTGAATACGATGAAAGTCTGACAGTCAAAAATTATATCTTTCAATTTGTCAACTACTATTCCTCGCTGTTTTATATTGCCTTCCTGAAAGGCAAATTTGTGGGTTATCCTGCCAAATATAATCGCATATTGGGCTTCCGACAGGAAGAATGCAACCCTGGCGGCTGTTTAATGGAACTTTGCATGCAACTGGTCATCATTATGGTCGGCAAGCAGGCGGTCAATGCCATCGTAGAGATGCTATTTCCATATATTATGCGTTGCATACGCAAGCTGTCTGCGCGCATGGGCATGCGCAAAATCGAGAGCGAAGAGAAACTGATATCGTGCAATCAGTGGACTGAAGATTATCATTTAGAGCCATCAAATACGAACTCACTTTTCTCGGAGTATTTAGAAATGG TTCTGCAGTTTGGCTTCATCACACTCTTCGGCTTAGCCTTCCCACTAGCGCCGTTGCTGGCCTTGCTTAATAATGTCATAGAAGTGCGTTTGGACGCCATAAAAATGCTGAAGCTTATACGACGTCCGGTGGCGCAACGCGCCAGCAATATTGGCGTGTGGTACAACATGATGGCGATCGTAGCGCGCATTGCCGTTGCTTCAAGC gcTATGATCATTGCATTTTCCACAAATCTCATACCGAAACTGGTCTACACAACTGCCACAAATGACGCATCCTTAGagggttatttgaattttacgCTGGCGTACTTCAACACAGAGGACTTCCAA GTGCAACCAGTGCTGCGGGGGAGCATCTATGAGAATGTAACCTCCTGTCGTTATACGGAATTCCGCAATGCTCCTTGGGATGAACAACCATATAAGCGCCCTACATATTATTGGAAAATTCTAACGGGACGTCTGGCGTTTATTGTAGTTTTTCAG AATGTCATCGGCATGATACAAGGCATAATCGCCTGGGCCATCGCCGATGAGCCGAGCAAATTGCGCAAGCGCATCAAACGTGAAGGCTTCCTGTTGCGCGAACACATTATCGAATATGAAAAGAAAACGGCAGCAGAAAAGGCAGCAGCGCGTCGTGCCATAGACGAAGCGCAATACGAAGATGAGAAATTAGATTACTACgcgaacaacaacaagcagcacACGACGCAGCCGCAGACGGTGCAACGTGATTATGGCGATAATGATAATGTCGTTTATAGAAATGAGCGCACAACGCCGCTGTAG